Proteins from a genomic interval of Bos mutus isolate GX-2022 chromosome 15, NWIPB_WYAK_1.1, whole genome shotgun sequence:
- the BSX gene encoding brain-specific homeobox protein homolog, producing the protein MNLNFTSPLHPASSQRPTSFFIEDILLHKPKPLREVAPDHFTSTLASRVPLLDYGYPLMPTPTLLAPHPHHPLHKGDHHHPYFLTTSGVPVPALFPHPQHPELPGKHCRRRKARTVFSDSQLSGLEKRFEIQRYLSTPERVELATALSLSETQVKTWFQNRRMKHKKQLRKSQDEPKAPDGPESPEGSPRGPEAAPAEARLGLPAGSFVLTEPEDEVDIGDEAELGSGPHVL; encoded by the exons ATGAATCTCAACTTCACCTCCCCTCTACACCCGGCATCATCTCAGAGGCCCACGTCCTTCTTCATCGAGGATATCCTGCTACACAAGCCCAAGCCGCTGAGAGAGGTGGCCCCTGACCATTTCACCAGCACTCTGGCCTCCCGGGTGCCTCTGCTAGACTATGGCTACCCACTCATGCCCACACCCACCCTCCTGGCTCCTCACCCCCATCACCCACTACATAAGGGAGACCACCACCACCCTTATTTCCTCACCACCTCGG GGGTGCCGGTCCCCGCGCTGTTCCCGCACCCCCAGCACCCGGAGCTGCCGGGGAAGCACTGCCGCCGCCGCAAAGCTCGCACAGTTTTCTCGGACTCGCAGCTCTCGGGCCTGGAGAAGAGATTCGAGATCCAGCGCTACCTGTCCACGCCGGAGCGGGTGGAGCTGGCCACGGCCCTCAGCCTGTCGGAGACGCAG GTGAAAACGTGGTTCCAGAACCGGCGGATGAAGCATAAAAAGCAGCTGAGGAAAAGTCAAGATGAACCCAAAGCGCCTGATGGGCCCGAGAGCCCCGAGGGCAGCCCCCGCGGCCCCGAGGCCGCACCCGCCGAGGCTCGGCTGGGCCTGCCTGCCGGCTCCTTCGTGCTGACTGAGCCGGAGGACGAGGTGGACATTGGGGACGAGGCGGAGCTGGGCTCAGGGCCGCACGTGCTCTGA